A part of Streptomyces sp. NBC_00557 genomic DNA contains:
- a CDS encoding DUF6185 family protein, which translates to MAMIRWWWRLLSLIVLVVCGCGCGTAQAQQRSTGAGCPSDGLRDSTVHATIRLDEHKRTYPLVTSDMTVSVPRKWRLARHLTFSERSPQYRQAMRCLLRGDRPPGDQNEWHPYDPVVTAKGDHVTVRYVAYTWISQEMHSVHVGPWEIMPQGKTWTIYLRPPTFQTIRWSEIDADLGGLRFNDLSEQAWSSSEDDLVWKNQVPGKVAVAVDLPWQRTLAEELGRSALSTAGVASWWVGASIVIVLAALRTRRADAVAGRGTVPEAPGAQQVRARVAAGTGDLSPVQTMLQWAVLSAAIALTLLLLASQSHLSPRSHALLFIPAGVALILVARPWSRGVSPPARGAVPDAPTRSEIQRRQARAVIGTVCAVAAAGLFVVLVHDAFGLPEGLKPKTATAVGRTGLVVLGLATVWLWMAAMAAWAWRFALEGGFVRGRWAAQWDRAPGRCVAAVGALLAVLAGVLLGYALWVGKRTWVRVHWLAEPRDPTPYHRYIDGLLEGFFFTDLVWLVAYSWVLTGVALLALLHFRNRPARADGGTRAEPFALGPSNPDLLLITSMFAFFVGLRAARFAGANAFYGIWLLLNILSLYAVLAVGRRWSVLSMLGDCFRVQRLGTEEHRCELLEKAHAYRGVNHRMYLLDQGRADDVTCQELEAELHGLREWLVEGCEGIEPPERISVLDVALAWGPEGHWWHNALRAARLAFWFGIPATGLLLYFEARDPFASTQILYGLTGIPDVVAELFLYQLAWAGAGFTFGALWRLLPGRRSQVRAWILTAAYSVPVLLATLLRRITDTDPGQLTLYSVLLLSVLTLTSLWMDMATFRAERQYWPSPLALLVSIYQLRGLSGQIAWLLVQLGAAITIWYHLTR; encoded by the coding sequence ATGGCGATGATTCGGTGGTGGTGGCGGCTGCTGTCGCTCATCGTGCTGGTGGTGTGCGGATGCGGGTGCGGCACCGCCCAGGCGCAGCAGCGGAGCACCGGTGCCGGTTGCCCGTCGGACGGCCTGCGCGACAGCACCGTCCACGCCACGATCCGCCTGGACGAGCACAAGCGCACCTATCCCCTCGTCACCTCGGACATGACGGTGAGCGTTCCGCGGAAGTGGCGGCTCGCACGGCATCTGACGTTCAGTGAGAGATCCCCTCAGTACCGCCAGGCCATGCGATGTCTGCTGCGTGGCGACAGGCCTCCCGGCGACCAGAACGAATGGCACCCCTACGACCCCGTGGTGACCGCCAAGGGTGATCACGTCACGGTGCGGTACGTCGCGTACACCTGGATCTCCCAGGAGATGCACAGCGTCCATGTGGGCCCTTGGGAGATCATGCCCCAAGGGAAGACATGGACGATCTACCTGAGGCCGCCGACGTTCCAGACGATCCGCTGGAGCGAGATCGACGCCGATCTGGGCGGCCTTCGTTTCAACGACCTTTCGGAACAGGCCTGGTCGTCCAGCGAGGACGACCTGGTGTGGAAGAACCAGGTCCCCGGGAAGGTCGCGGTCGCGGTTGATCTGCCCTGGCAACGCACCCTGGCCGAGGAGCTCGGCCGGTCCGCCCTGAGCACGGCAGGCGTGGCCTCCTGGTGGGTGGGCGCCTCGATCGTGATCGTCCTGGCCGCGCTGCGCACCAGACGCGCGGACGCGGTCGCCGGGCGCGGAACGGTGCCGGAGGCACCGGGCGCGCAGCAGGTGAGGGCGCGCGTCGCCGCCGGCACGGGCGACTTGAGCCCTGTCCAGACGATGCTGCAGTGGGCCGTTCTCAGCGCGGCCATCGCCCTGACGCTCCTGCTGCTGGCCTCACAGAGCCACCTCTCACCTCGGTCGCACGCCCTTCTCTTCATCCCCGCCGGCGTGGCCTTGATCCTCGTCGCACGTCCCTGGAGCCGCGGCGTGTCACCGCCCGCCCGCGGTGCGGTGCCTGACGCGCCGACCCGCTCCGAGATCCAGCGCCGTCAGGCGCGTGCGGTCATCGGGACCGTGTGTGCGGTCGCGGCCGCCGGCCTGTTCGTGGTCCTGGTGCACGACGCGTTCGGACTTCCAGAGGGCCTGAAACCGAAGACGGCAACGGCCGTCGGCCGGACCGGACTCGTCGTCCTGGGCCTGGCGACCGTGTGGCTGTGGATGGCCGCGATGGCCGCCTGGGCCTGGCGCTTCGCCCTCGAAGGAGGTTTCGTGCGCGGGCGCTGGGCCGCGCAGTGGGACCGGGCACCGGGCCGGTGCGTCGCAGCGGTCGGCGCCCTGCTGGCGGTCTTGGCCGGGGTCTTGCTCGGATACGCGTTGTGGGTGGGCAAGCGGACCTGGGTGCGCGTCCACTGGCTCGCCGAGCCCCGTGACCCCACCCCGTACCACCGCTACATCGACGGCCTGCTGGAGGGCTTCTTCTTCACCGACCTCGTCTGGCTCGTCGCCTACAGCTGGGTGCTGACGGGCGTCGCGCTGCTGGCCCTGCTGCACTTTCGCAACAGACCCGCCCGGGCGGACGGCGGCACCCGAGCCGAGCCCTTCGCACTCGGACCGAGCAATCCGGATCTGCTGCTGATCACCTCGATGTTCGCCTTCTTCGTCGGGCTGCGAGCCGCCAGATTCGCCGGCGCCAACGCGTTCTACGGCATCTGGCTGCTGCTGAACATCCTTTCCCTGTACGCCGTCCTCGCCGTGGGGCGCCGGTGGTCCGTCCTGAGCATGCTGGGCGACTGCTTCCGCGTGCAGCGGCTGGGCACCGAGGAGCACCGATGCGAACTGCTGGAAAAAGCCCACGCATACCGTGGTGTGAACCACCGGATGTACCTGCTGGACCAGGGCAGGGCCGACGATGTCACCTGCCAGGAACTGGAAGCCGAACTGCACGGGCTGCGTGAGTGGCTGGTCGAGGGGTGCGAAGGGATCGAGCCGCCCGAGAGGATTTCCGTACTGGACGTCGCCCTGGCGTGGGGGCCAGAGGGGCACTGGTGGCACAACGCGCTCCGCGCCGCGCGTCTTGCCTTCTGGTTCGGAATTCCGGCCACCGGCCTTCTCCTGTATTTCGAGGCGAGGGATCCCTTCGCCTCGACGCAGATTCTGTACGGCCTCACCGGTATCCCGGATGTCGTCGCGGAGTTGTTCCTCTATCAGTTGGCGTGGGCCGGCGCCGGCTTCACCTTCGGGGCGCTGTGGCGTCTGCTGCCGGGTCGCCGGAGCCAGGTGCGTGCGTGGATCCTGACAGCCGCCTACAGCGTGCCGGTGCTGCTGGCCACTCTGCTCAGAAGAATCACCGACACGGATCCCGGCCAGCTCACCCTGTACAGCGTGCTCCTGCTCAGCGTTCTGACGCTCACCAGCCTCTGGATGGACATGGCGACCTTCCGGGCGGAGCGGCAGTACTGGCCCAGCCCTCTCGCCCTGCTGGTGTCGATCTACCAGCTGCGCGGCCTGTCGGGCCAGATCGCCTGGCTCCTCGTCCAGCTCGGGGCAGCCATCACGATCTGGTACCACCTGACACGCTGA
- a CDS encoding sec-independent translocase produces the protein MFNDIGPMELLTIIVIAVLVFGPDKLPKVIQDVMRTIRKIREFSESAKQDIRKELGPEFKDFEFEDLNPKTFIRKHLDSDELGLKEIRNGFDLKKEMAEVTDAVKSYDTDVPASPASSSSSSSSVVPAARVDMAKKSGEPGQDDRPPFDADAT, from the coding sequence GTGTTCAATGACATAGGGCCAATGGAGCTGCTGACGATCATCGTCATCGCTGTGCTCGTGTTCGGTCCGGACAAGCTCCCGAAGGTCATCCAGGACGTGATGCGCACGATCCGGAAGATCCGCGAGTTCTCGGAGAGCGCCAAGCAGGACATCCGCAAGGAACTGGGCCCGGAGTTCAAGGACTTCGAGTTCGAGGACCTCAACCCCAAGACGTTCATCCGCAAGCATCTGGACAGCGACGAGCTGGGGCTGAAGGAGATCCGCAACGGCTTCGACCTGAAGAAGGAGATGGCCGAGGTCACGGACGCGGTGAAGAGCTACGACACCGATGTACCGGCGTCGCCCGCGTCCTCCTCGTCGTCGTCGTCGTCCGTCGTGCCGGCAGCGCGCGTCGACATGGCCAAGAAGTCCGGGGAGCCGGGGCAGGACGACCGCCCGCCGTTCGACGCGGACGCCACCTAG